The following nucleotide sequence is from Microbacterium imperiale.
CTGTTCACGAGTTTCATGGACACCGCGCGCATCGACGAGCTGGGCGCCGAGCCGTTGCGCCCGCAACTGGCCCGTGTCGACGCCGTCGACTCGATCCCGGCGCTGCTGCGCACGGTCGGCGAGCTCGAGCGCGAAGGCATCGGCGGCATGATCGGCACCTTCATCGAGCCCGACCCGGGCAACCCCGAGCGCTACGTCGTCTTCTTCGTGCAGGGCGGTCTGTCGCTGCCGGACGAGAGCTACTACCGGCTCGACAGCTTCGCCGCGACGCGCGAGGCCTTCGGCGGGTACGCCGAACGCATGCTCGCGCTCGCGGGCGTCGAGGGCGCCGCCGAGCAGGCGCAGCGCATCGCCCGCCTCGAGACCGAGCTGGCGACCCACCACTGGGACAACGTCCGCAACCGCGACGCCGTGGCCACCTACAACCTCCACTCGTGGGATGACGTTCAGGCCCTCGCGGGCGTCGACCTCGACCCCTGGCTCACCGGGCTCGCTCCGCGCCACCGCGACGGTTTCGCCGAGATCAACGTCAATCAGCCGAGCTTCCTCACCGGCCTCGGAACGCTGCTGGTCGACGACCGGCTCGAGGACTGGAAGGCGTGGCTGCGCCTGCAGGTCGTGCGCGCCTCGGCCCCCTTCCTGCCCGATGCCTTCGTCGCCGAGAACTTCGCGTTCTACGGCACGCAGCTCACCGGTGTGCCCGTCAACCGCGAGCGGTGGAAGCGCGGCGTGAGCATCGTCCAGGCGGCGCTCGGCGAGGCGGTCGGCCGGATCTACGTCGAGCGCCACTTCCCGCCGCGGGCGAAGGAGGAGATGGATGCGCTGGTCGCCAACCTGATCGAGGCGTACCGGCAGTCCATCTCGGGTCTCGAGTGGATGACGCCCGCGACGCGCGAGCGCGCGCTCGAGAAGCTCGCGGCGTTCACGCCCAAGATCGGCTACCCCGAGCGCTGGAAGGACTACTCCGCGCTCGAGATCGACCCGACCGACCTGCTCGGCAACGTTCTGCGCTCGACCGAGTGGGAGTACGAGCGTCAGCTCGCGAAGCTGGGGCAGCCCATCGACCGCGACGAGTGGTACATGACGCCCCAGACCGTCAACGCGTACTACAACCCGCTCATGAACGAGATCGTGTTCCCCGCGGCCATCCTGCAGCTGCCGTTCTTCTCGTCCGACCGCGACGCCGCTGCCAACTACGGCGGCATCGGCGCCGTCATCGGCCACGAGATCGGCCACGGCTTCGACGACCAGGGCAGCGCCTACGACGGCACCGGCGCGCTGAACGACTGGTGGACCGACGCGGATCGCGCCGCGTTCGAGCAGCGCACCGGCGCCCTCATCGAGCAGTACAACGCCCTCGTGCCGCGCGGTCTCTCCGACGAGAACACCGTCAACGGAGCGCTCACGATCGGCGAGAACATCGGCGATCTCGGCGGGCTCGGCATCGCCCTGAAGGCCTACCGGCTCCACCTCGCCGCGACCCTGTCGGCGGACGAGCTGGCGGCCGCACCCGACGGTCCCGTCATCGACGGTTACACCGGTGTGCAGCGTCTGCTGCTGAGCTGGGGCCAGATCTGGCAGCAGAAGGGTCGCGACGCCGAGACGATCCGCCTGCTGACGATCGACCCGCACGCGCCGAACGAGTTCCGCTGCAACCAGATCGTCCGTAACATCGATGCGTTCTACGAGGCGTTCGGCGTCACCGAGAGCGACGATCTCTGGCTGGCACCCGAGCGCCGCGTCACGATCTGGTGACCACCCGACCGCAACCGCAGGAACCGACTCCGACGGAGACGACGAGATGAGCGTGGACGGATCCGAGTCCTCCGGGACCGCCCGATCGCGGGCGGAGCGCCGCACGGACGCGCGGCCGCTCCGCCGCTCGGCGGCGCGGCGGCGCGGCTTCGCGGCGACCGAGAAGGCCCTCGACGCCCTCGCGGCGTCGGGCGCGCGTGTCTCGGTGCGCGTGAGCGACCTCGACCGCGGCACCCCCGTGCTGGCCGGTGACGACTTCATCACGCTGCCGGTGGCGGGGCTGGGCATCGTCCCGCTGCTCATCGAGGTGGCCGCGCGCTTCGAGGCCGGCGGGCTCGACCCCCTCGAGATCGTCGAGCGGTCGGCGATGCCCGGCGTCGCGGTGGCCGGGGTCTGGCGGCACCTCGCCGCGCCCGCGCTGCCCCTCGGCGACCTCGCGGTGCTGGCCGCGGCGACCGGCGACGCCCTGGCGGCGAACGCCCTGCTCGACCGTGTCGGGCTCGATGCGGTGCGGGCGCGACTGGGCGCCCTGGGGATGCCGCGGACGGCCCTGCTCGATCGGTTCCGCGACGACCGCGGGCCTGACGATGCGCCGCACTACGCGCTGGGCACGGCCCGCGAGCTGGCGTCGATGTTCGCGGCGCTGGTCAACACCGACATCGTCTCGCCCGGCGTGAGCGCGCAGGTCAGCGAATGGCTGAGCCTGAATCACGACCTCTCGCTCGTCGGGTCGGTCACGGGCCTCGACCCCTTCGCGCACGACGACGACAAGCACGAGCTGCTCTTCGTGAACAAGACCGGCCGCGCCGACGGCATCCGGGCCGAGGCGGG
It contains:
- a CDS encoding serine hydrolase is translated as MSVDGSESSGTARSRAERRTDARPLRRSAARRRGFAATEKALDALAASGARVSVRVSDLDRGTPVLAGDDFITLPVAGLGIVPLLIEVAARFEAGGLDPLEIVERSAMPGVAVAGVWRHLAAPALPLGDLAVLAAATGDALAANALLDRVGLDAVRARLGALGMPRTALLDRFRDDRGPDDAPHYALGTARELASMFAALVNTDIVSPGVSAQVSEWLSLNHDLSLVGSVTGLDPFAHDDDKHELLFVNKTGRADGIRAEAGVLAGPRAGLAYALIVEFDDPSMSHRLRSHEAFRALGLDLMEYVF
- a CDS encoding M13 family metallopeptidase, translating into MTDPALPSGIDIAELSTEIRPQDDLFRHVNGSWLERTEIPDDKARWGSFHLIAEQAESDVRAIIDEATTAEPGTVERKIGDLFTSFMDTARIDELGAEPLRPQLARVDAVDSIPALLRTVGELEREGIGGMIGTFIEPDPGNPERYVVFFVQGGLSLPDESYYRLDSFAATREAFGGYAERMLALAGVEGAAEQAQRIARLETELATHHWDNVRNRDAVATYNLHSWDDVQALAGVDLDPWLTGLAPRHRDGFAEINVNQPSFLTGLGTLLVDDRLEDWKAWLRLQVVRASAPFLPDAFVAENFAFYGTQLTGVPVNRERWKRGVSIVQAALGEAVGRIYVERHFPPRAKEEMDALVANLIEAYRQSISGLEWMTPATRERALEKLAAFTPKIGYPERWKDYSALEIDPTDLLGNVLRSTEWEYERQLAKLGQPIDRDEWYMTPQTVNAYYNPLMNEIVFPAAILQLPFFSSDRDAAANYGGIGAVIGHEIGHGFDDQGSAYDGTGALNDWWTDADRAAFEQRTGALIEQYNALVPRGLSDENTVNGALTIGENIGDLGGLGIALKAYRLHLAATLSADELAAAPDGPVIDGYTGVQRLLLSWGQIWQQKGRDAETIRLLTIDPHAPNEFRCNQIVRNIDAFYEAFGVTESDDLWLAPERRVTIW